In Drosophila santomea strain STO CAGO 1482 chromosome 2L, Prin_Dsan_1.1, whole genome shotgun sequence, a single window of DNA contains:
- the LOC120457596 gene encoding polypeptide N-acetylgalactosaminyltransferase 3, producing the protein MGLRFQQLKKLWLLYLFLLFFAFFMFAISINLYVASIQGGEAEMRHPKPPPKRRSLWPHKNIVAHYIGKGDIFGNMTADDYNINLFQPINGEGADGRPVVVPPRDRFRMQRFFRLNSFNLLASDRIPLNRTLKDYRTPECRDKKYASALPSTSVIIVFHNEAWSVLLRTITSVINRSPRHLLKEIILVDDASDRSYLKRQLESYVKVLAVPTRIFRMKKRSGLVPARLLGAENARGDVLTFLDAHCECSRGWLEPLLSRIKESRKVVICPVIDIISDDNFSYTKTFENHWGAFNWQLSFRWFSSDRKRRTADNSSKDSTDPIATPGMAGGLFAIDRKYFYEMGSYDSNMRVWGGENVEMSFRIWQCGGRVEISPCSHVGHVFRSSTPYTFPGGMSEVLTDNLARAATVWMDDWQYFIMLYTSGLTLGAKDKVNVTERVALRERLQCKPFSWYLENIWPEHFFPAPDRFFGKIIWLDGETECAQAYSKHMKNLPGRALSREWKRAFEEIDSKAEELMALIDLERDKCLRPLKEDVPRSSLSAVTVGDCTSHAQSMDMFVITPKGQIMTNDNVCLTYRQQKLGVIKMLKNRNATTSNVMLAQCAPDSSQLWTYDMDTQQISHRDTKLCLTLKAATNSRLQKVEKFVLSMECDFKDITQKWGFIPLPWRM; encoded by the exons ATGGGTCTCCGGTTCCAGCAACTGAAGAAGCTATGGCTGCTCTACCTCTTCCTGCTCTTCTTCGCGTTCTTCATGTTCGCCATCAGCATCAACCTGTACGTGGCCAGCATCCAAGGCGGCGAGGCGGAGATGCG TCATCCGAAACCCCCGCCCAAGCGCCGCTCCCTCTGGCCGCACAAAAACATCGTGGCCCACTACATTGGCAAGGGCGACATCTTTGGCAACATGACAGCAG ACGATTACAACATCAACCTGTTCCAGCCCATCAATGGAGAAGGTGCCGATGGGCGACCAGTTGTGGTGCCCCCCCGAGATCGCTTTCGCATGCAGCGCTTTTTCCGCCTAAACAGCTTTAACCTGCTGGCCAGTGACCGCATCCCACTGAACCGCACCCTCAAGGACTACCGCACACCTGA ATGTCGTGACAAGAAGTACGCCAGCGCTCTTCCCAGCACGTCCGTGATAATAGTTTTCCACAACGAGGCCTGGTCCGTGCTCCTGCGTACTATTACCAGCGTAATCAACCGATCGCCGCGCCACCTACTCAAGGAGATTATTCTGGTTGATGATGCCAGCGATCGCT CATATTTAAAACGCCAACTGGAGAGCTATGTGAAAGTGCTGGCGGTGCCCACGAGGATCTTTCGCATGAAGAAGCGCAGTGGCCTGGTGCCTGCCCGTCTTTTAGGAGCTGAAAATGCTCGCGGCGATGTGCTGACCTTCCTCGACGCCCACTGCGAGTGCTCGCGGGGATGGCTGGAGCCACTTCTTTCCCGCATCAAGGAATCACGCAAGGTTGTTATCTGTCCGGTAATCGACATAATATCCGATGACAACTTTAGCTACACGAAAACCTTTGAGAATCACTGGGGCGCTTTCAACTGGCAGCTAAGCTTCCGTTGGTTCTCCTCTGACCGTAAACGCCGTACAGCCGACAACAGCTCCAAGGATAGCACTGACCCGATTGCCACGCCCGGCATGGCCGGCGGACTGTTTGCCATCGATCGCAAGTACTTTTACGAAATGGGATCCTACGACAGTAACATGCGCGTTTGGGGCGGCGAGAACGTGGAAATGTCCTTTCGCATCTGGCAGTGTGGCGGTCGTGTAGAGATCAGTCCCTGCTCCCACGTGGGTCACGTGTTCCGCAGCAGCACGCCCTACACCTTTCCCGGCGGCATGAGCGAGGTTCTCACGGATAATTTGGCCAGAGCCGCCACCGTGTGGATGGACGATTGGCAATACTTCATAATGCTGTACACCTCTGGACTGACTTTGGGAGCCAAGGACAAGGTGAATGTTACCGAGCGAGTGGCGCTCAGGGAGAGGCTGCAGTGCAAACCGTTCTCCTGGTATCTAGAGAACATATGGCCAGAGCACTTCTTTCCTGCTCCCGACCGCTTCTTCGGCAAGATCATCTGGCTGGACGGGGAGACCGAGTGCGCCCAGGCCTACAGCAAGCACATGAAGAACCTACCAGGTCGCGCTTTGTCACGCGAGTGGAAGCGAGCGTTCGAGGAAATCGATAGCAAGGCGGAGGAGTTGATGGCGCTGATCGATCTGGAGCGGGACAAGTGCCTTCGCCCTCTCAAAGAGGACGTGCCGCGCTCATCTCTGTCTGCCGTCACCGTAGGCGATTGCACATCTCACGCCCAATCGATGGACATGTTTGTAATAACTCCGAAGGGCCAGATCATGACCAACGACAACGTCTGCCTGACGTACCGACAGCAAAAGCTAGGTGTGATCAAGATGCTGAAGAACCGCAACGCCACCACTTCGAATGTAATGCTGGCGCAGTGCGCTCCCGACTCCAGTCAGTTGTGGACCTACGACATGGAT ACCCAGCAAATATCTCATAGGGACACAAAGCTCTGCCTAACTCTCAAGGCGGCGACTAACTCGCGTCTCCAGAAGGTCGAGAAGTTTGTGCTTAGCATGGAGTGCGACTTCAAAGACATCACACAGAAGTGGGGCTTTATACCGCTGCCATGGCGCATGTAG
- the LOC120456009 gene encoding dynein light chain Tctex-type protein 2B isoform X1, producing MTSWTTMKTRITASVRTTNRMNALLSESMLSRRRAAQNPEGEATGGEGGEPRKEKPKNDWKFFHTNFNMERAQKIIEDCIEERLLWDRFSRNYDSWRALQLAEGLAAEIRDRVKKLNHRRHRIVCLLSIVEKQNQGVYQRMCHLMDEKRDNFTQLVFERPTYFMIVVLYLVYKD from the exons ATGACCTCCTGGACCACCATGAAAACGCG CATAACCGCCTCGGTGCGCACCACCAACCGGATGAACGCCCTGCTCTCGGAGTCGATGCTGAGCAGGAGGCGAGCGGCCCAAAATCCGGAAGGGGAAGCGACCGGCGGAGAGGGCGGGGAGCCACGGAAGGAGAAGCCCAAAAACGACTGGAAGTTCTTTCACACCAACTTCAATATGGAACGTGCCCAGAAGATCATCGAAGATTGCATTGAGGAGCGGCTGCTGTGGGACCGCTTCAGCCGCAATTACGACTCTTGGCGGGCACTGCAGCTGGCCGAGGGGCTGGCGGCCGAGATTCGCGACCGGGTCAAGAAGCTGAACCACAGGCG CCATCGCATCGTCTGCCTGCTGTCCATTGTGGAGAAGCAGAACCAGGGCGTCTACCAGCGCATGTGCCACCTGATGGACGAGAAGCGGGACAACTTCACCCAGTTGGTCTTCGAGCGGCCCACGTACTTCATGATCGTGGTTCTCTACCTGGTCTATAAGGATTAG
- the LOC120444148 gene encoding protein late bloomer, translated as MNGCYNTIKYTGLVSNLLYMLLGIGVMAGAGLGLQMAEPNTPEHTYFVKSLVLGGTICMIVIFGCYGMVANLLCVNLIFTMFILIALAAEYLQLHHYHSPTLRSSGGAWQQLELAWHNLDSEPERMHQYEVSHHCCGYNGADDYKRLHLLVPASCYQATVNDTAQQIYPSSCLETLNRSQRYIQQRDKLYMWAIVGLEIFILLQTVALSVLLFRLRQRHRIARRQVRLSSALTPRRLT; from the exons ATGAACGGCTGCTATAACACAATAAAATACACGGGCCTGGTCTCCAATCTACTCTATATG CTACTGGGCATAGGAGTGATGGCTGGAGCGGGACTAGGACTGCAGATGGCTGAGCCCAACACGCCGGAGCACACGTATTTTGTCAAGAGTTTGGTATTGGGTGGCACCATTTGTATGATCGTGATCTTCGGATGCTATGGCATGGTCGCCAACTTGCTTTGCGTCAATCTGATT TTCACCATGTTCATACTGATTGCCCTGGCAGCGGAGTACCTTCAGCTGCACCACTATCACAGTCCGACCCTCAGGAGCTCTGGTGGCGCCTGGCAGCAGCTGGAACTGGCTTGGCATAATCTGGACAGCGAACCCGAGCGTATGCATCAGTACGAGGTCTCCCATCACTGCTGCGGCTACAACGGTGCCGACGATTACAAGCGCCTGCATCTGCTGGTGCCAGCGAGTTGTTATCAAGCCACTGTTAATGACACCGCCCAGCAGATCTATCCAAGCAGCTGTCTAGAGACGCTGAACCGCAGTCAGCGGTACATCCAGCAGCGCGATAAGCTCTACATGTGGGCCATCGTTGGCCTTGAG ATCTTCATACTGCTGCAAACTGTGGCGTTGAGTGTGCTGCTCTTCAGGCTGCGACAGCGACACCGCATCGCACGAAGACAGGTCCGCCTCTCGAGCGCACTTACTCCACGACGCCTGACTTAA
- the LOC120456009 gene encoding dynein light chain Tctex-type protein 2B isoform X2, which translates to MSRMQAITASVRTTNRMNALLSESMLSRRRAAQNPEGEATGGEGGEPRKEKPKNDWKFFHTNFNMERAQKIIEDCIEERLLWDRFSRNYDSWRALQLAEGLAAEIRDRVKKLNHRRHRIVCLLSIVEKQNQGVYQRMCHLMDEKRDNFTQLVFERPTYFMIVVLYLVYKD; encoded by the exons ATGAGTCGCATGCAAGC CATAACCGCCTCGGTGCGCACCACCAACCGGATGAACGCCCTGCTCTCGGAGTCGATGCTGAGCAGGAGGCGAGCGGCCCAAAATCCGGAAGGGGAAGCGACCGGCGGAGAGGGCGGGGAGCCACGGAAGGAGAAGCCCAAAAACGACTGGAAGTTCTTTCACACCAACTTCAATATGGAACGTGCCCAGAAGATCATCGAAGATTGCATTGAGGAGCGGCTGCTGTGGGACCGCTTCAGCCGCAATTACGACTCTTGGCGGGCACTGCAGCTGGCCGAGGGGCTGGCGGCCGAGATTCGCGACCGGGTCAAGAAGCTGAACCACAGGCG CCATCGCATCGTCTGCCTGCTGTCCATTGTGGAGAAGCAGAACCAGGGCGTCTACCAGCGCATGTGCCACCTGATGGACGAGAAGCGGGACAACTTCACCCAGTTGGTCTTCGAGCGGCCCACGTACTTCATGATCGTGGTTCTCTACCTGGTCTATAAGGATTAG
- the LOC120458489 gene encoding protein late bloomer isoform X2 — MPTVRVCLQWTSVVFSTLTLIVGVLAALAGVYELDKFNEGSAEHLEKFVQLGMAGALILAGLVGCLGAIFGSIKVMVVNLLVLLALIASHIWKVSHYNETKQLDATEVYVMDLWMKELGHYGAMQDLQQEYECCGDKGFSDYTSLNMKVPRSCFHTKDGIHALYPYAEGCMAAVKRAYLQIYRYEKWVHCGLIGYEVVGIILGITLCCQLTNKTRRYAY, encoded by the exons atgccCACGGTTCGCGTGTGCCTGCAATGGACTTCGGTTGTCTTCAGTACGCTGACGCTG ATCGTTGGCGTCCTGGCGGCCCTGGCCGGCGTCTATGAGCTGGACAAGTTCAACGAGGGCTCTGCGGAGCATCTGGAAAAGTTCGTCCAACTGGGAATGGCAGGCGCACTGATCTTGGCCGGATTGGTCGGTTGCCTGGGTGCCATATTCGGTTCCATCaaggtgatggtggtg AACTTGCTTGTGCTTTTGGCTCTGATAGCCTCGCACATCTGGAAGGTGTCCCACTACAATGAGACCAAGCAGCTGGACGCCACCGAGGTGTACGTGATGGATCTCTGGATGAAGGAGCTGGGTCACTACGGCGCCATGCAAGACCTGCAGCAGGAG TACGAGTGCTGTGGCGACAAGGGATTCTCCGACTACACGAGCCTTAACATGAAGGTGCCCCGCAGCTGTTTCCACACCAAGGACGGCATTCACGCCTTGTATCCGTATGCGGAGGGCTGCATGGCCGCCGTGAAGCGAGCCTACCTGCAGATCTATCGCTACGAGAAGTGGGTCCACTGCGGACTTATTGGCTACGAG GTCGTGGGCATCATCTTGGGAATCACCTTGTGCTGCCAACTGACCAACAAGACTCGTCGCTACGCCTACTAG
- the LOC120453034 gene encoding protein late bloomer: MSCGTKALKVSSFVLDFLCCVLAALTIAACSYALIAFSHSVAIKVPCILGIVLGALLFFSTIFGCIAALRESIRMTWIYAAFLLALIFGQITVIFAQPINFQLLANETINAAWQGQLYHSSSMSYYEIKYHCCGQTGPANYPDSGLLIPQSCYFNQNATVSTDLYTVGCDHQLAAAFVKGTRWEKITDWSVVGVELLTVIIAGLLAITLQNAERRRLYR; this comes from the exons ATGAGCTGCGGTACGAAGGCATTGAAGGTGTCCTCGTTCGTTTTGGACTTTCTGTGCTGC GTTCTGGCGGCACTAACCATCGCGGCTTGCTCCTACGCCCTAATCGCCTTTAGCCATAGCGTGGCCATCAAGGTGCCCTGCATCCTGGGCATCGTCCTGGGAGCCCTGCTCTTCTTCAGCACGATCTTCGGCTGCATCGCCGCCCTGAGGGAGAGCATTCGCATGACCTGGATC tatgctgCATTTCTGCTGGCCCTGATTTTCGGACAGATCACCGTGATCTTCGCCCAACCCATCAACTTTCAGCTGCTGGCCAACGAGACCATCAACGCCGCCTGGCAGGGACAACTTTACCATTCGAGTAGCATGTCCTACTATGAGATCAAG TACCACTGCTGTGGCCAAACGGGGCCCGCAAACTATCCGGATAGTGGCCTGCTGATTCCGCAAAGTTGCTACTTCAACCAGAACGCCACGGTGAGTACGGATCTCTATACGGTTGGATGTGACCATCAGTTGGCAGCGGCCTTCGTCAAGGGAACTCGCTGGGAGAAAATCACGGATTGGTCCGTTGTGGGTGTAGAG TTACTCACCGTCATTATCGCCGGACTCCTGGCTATAACCTTACAAAATGCGGAGCGGCGCCGTCTGTACCGATAA
- the LOC120452333 gene encoding protein late bloomer — protein sequence MGWSPLMIRYLAFLFNFLCAVLGIATIVVNVIAIDQIAAKDQLILGLYIAVGSIVFLLSFYGCYGAIKESICVTWAYATSMLVMLIVSIVMLFVFRMHFEEDSITKLKQAFAKQTNTYDAMAEYQTQYQCCGIYKLKDYGDASITVPSSCYDQNDSPYKDGCLAKMETQYEELLKGPKIVGWMLMVIEIGAFTFATIMGVSLRNELRRSAY from the exons ATGGGTTGGTCACCGCTGATGATAAGGTATCTGGCATTCCTCTTCAATTTTCTTTGTGCG GTCCTGGGTATCGCCACCATTGTGGTCAATGTAATAGCAATCGATCAAATAGCCGCAAAGGACCAACTCATTCTGGGATTGTACATCGCCGTTGGGTCCATTGTGTTCTTGCTCTCGTTTTATGGTTGTTATGGGGCCATTAAGGAGAGCATTTGTGTTACCTGGGCG TACGCCACCTCGATGCTGGTAATGCTGATCGTCTCAATAGTCATGCTTTTTGTCTTCCGCATGCATTTTGAAGAAGACTCCATTACCAAACTGAAACAAGCATTTGCCAAGCAGACAAATACCTACGATGCAATGGCCGAGTACCAGACACAA TATCAATGCTGTGGCATATACAAATTAAAGGACTATGGAGACGCCTCTATAACTGTTCCCAGTAGCTGTTATGACCAAAACGATTCGCCCTACAAAGACGGTTGTCTGGCCAAAATGGAGACCCAGTACGAGGAGCTTCTGAAGGGTCCCAAGATAGTTGGTTGGATGCTGATGGTCATTGAG ATTGGTGCCTTCACTTTCGCCACTATTATGGGAGTGTCTTTAAGGAACGAACTACGGCGCTCTGCGTACTGA
- the LOC120443699 gene encoding uncharacterized protein LOC120443699, giving the protein MTLLHLYFSRNKNSDPYWYQITMLTWNKAQCRAPGIVKLDEQEESDLLTSGRDPSDPEEETDLDTAYDELEEMKQRLIALRNKIIITNPDVCQDMGVREHWPPERGELQELRHQKCQLFCRLREVTQHLEDSQNELKELEAWCCQLQSRLHQANRQINSFEDFKLKVIHQFGLCIERWEHQKTHKMDCATYRREMEAHVHHADNSRKSMVSHKCHKSFRRRIRIELLLLRVFLHNLFESMVSDFKFFSRHMSINFSIGSVHITTPKVSETPLDREGHK; this is encoded by the exons ATGACGTTACTTCACTTATATTTCTCACGAAACAAAAATTCAGATCCCTATTGGTATCAAATCACCATGTTAACATGGAATAAAGCCCAGTGTCGAGCACCGGGTATCGTCAAATTGGATGAGCAGGAGGAGAGCGACCTGCTGACCAGCGGCAGAGATCCCAGCGATCCAGAGGAGGAGACCGATCTGGATACCGCCTACGATGAGCTGGAGGAGATGAAGCAGCGCCTGATCGCACTGCGTAACAAGATAATAATCACAAATCCAGATGTATGCCAGGATATGGGAGTTCGGGAGCACTGGCCCCCAGAGCGCGGAGAACTGCAGGAATTGCGTCACCAGAAGTGTCAGCTATTTTGCCGTCTTCGCGAGGTAACCCAACACCTGGAGGATTCGCAAAACGAGCTCAAGGAACTTGAGGCTTGGTGCTGCCAGCTGCAATCCCGGCTCCATCAGGCAAATCGGCAGATTAACAGCTTCGAGGATTTCAAACTTAAGGTCATCCACCAGTTCGGGCTGTGCATTGAGCGTTGGGAGCACCAGAAGACCCACAAGATGGACTGCGCCACCTACCGCAGGGAAATGGAGGCGCACGTTCATCACGCGGACAATTCGCGAAAGAGCATGGTGTCCCACAAGTGCCACAAGTCCTTCCGACGCCGCATCCGCATCgagctcctgctgctccgtGTTTTCCTGCACAATCTCTTCGAGTCGATGGTCAGCGACTTTAAGTTCTTCAGCCGCCACATGAGCATTAA CTTCTCTATTGGATCTGTCCACATCACAACCCCCAAAGTTTCAGAAACTCCACTCGACCGGGAGGGTCACAAATAA
- the LOC120458489 gene encoding protein late bloomer isoform X1: MSLGSRYAHFCWAVAFSAQSKRQQQIVGVLAALAGVYELDKFNEGSAEHLEKFVQLGMAGALILAGLVGCLGAIFGSIKVMVVNLLVLLALIASHIWKVSHYNETKQLDATEVYVMDLWMKELGHYGAMQDLQQEYECCGDKGFSDYTSLNMKVPRSCFHTKDGIHALYPYAEGCMAAVKRAYLQIYRYEKWVHCGLIGYEVVGIILGITLCCQLTNKTRRYAY, encoded by the exons ATGTCACTTGGCTCTCGTTATGCGCACTTTTGTTGGGCAGTCGCATTTTCGGCCCAATCGAAGCGACAGCAACAA ATCGTTGGCGTCCTGGCGGCCCTGGCCGGCGTCTATGAGCTGGACAAGTTCAACGAGGGCTCTGCGGAGCATCTGGAAAAGTTCGTCCAACTGGGAATGGCAGGCGCACTGATCTTGGCCGGATTGGTCGGTTGCCTGGGTGCCATATTCGGTTCCATCaaggtgatggtggtg AACTTGCTTGTGCTTTTGGCTCTGATAGCCTCGCACATCTGGAAGGTGTCCCACTACAATGAGACCAAGCAGCTGGACGCCACCGAGGTGTACGTGATGGATCTCTGGATGAAGGAGCTGGGTCACTACGGCGCCATGCAAGACCTGCAGCAGGAG TACGAGTGCTGTGGCGACAAGGGATTCTCCGACTACACGAGCCTTAACATGAAGGTGCCCCGCAGCTGTTTCCACACCAAGGACGGCATTCACGCCTTGTATCCGTATGCGGAGGGCTGCATGGCCGCCGTGAAGCGAGCCTACCTGCAGATCTATCGCTACGAGAAGTGGGTCCACTGCGGACTTATTGGCTACGAG GTCGTGGGCATCATCTTGGGAATCACCTTGTGCTGCCAACTGACCAACAAGACTCGTCGCTACGCCTACTAG